Within the Borrelia miyamotoi genome, the region CTTCCATTAACCAACTTTCTGATTTTTATAGCATTAGATTTTAAAACAGTATGTCCAAAAGTTACTTGCCCATCTGCTGCTACTACAGTCTTTCCTCCCCTTCTTATTGCAATAACCGTAGTTCCCTTAAAACTCATGCTCCCCCCTTTTTCGATATTTCATTCAGTAACTCATTAATAAGGATACTCGATATATCTTTGCCTACACAACAATCTGCCGAGTAATCATTAATTTCAGGCTCATTATACTGAACATTTAGTATATTATAAAGTTCTGGCACTGATTTTATTTCTTGTGCTCCAGAAGCATATAAACTCTTGGAACCATCACCAGAATAATCAACATTATAAACATAAATATCAAGACCCAAATCAAGCCCAAGATCAGCAGTAATTAAAGCCCCAGATTTCCTTGGAGCACAAGTTACAAAAACAGCATCTGAAAGACCAGCTATTATTCTATTCCTCTTTGCAAAAAAATAATTTTGTATCTTCTCATAAGGTAAGGTTTCAGTAATAATTCCTCCACCATTTTCTAAAAGATGAGAAACATATTTCCTATTTTGCTTTGGATAAATATTATCAATATCTGTTGCAATAACTGCATAAGTTCTTTTTTTCTCATTCATTGCACCAAGATGCGCTGCAATATCAGCTCCTATTGCAAATCCAGATATTATCTCCACATGATTCTTAGCAAGATGAGATGATAATTCTTTAATTTTATCAGCCAAAGCTCTATTGATTTGCCTTGAACCAACAACAGCCCAAGATAAAGAATTAAAATCTGGAAGATTACCCTTATAATAAATAGCAAATGGAGGGTCATAGATCCTCTTAAGCTTCAAAGGATAATCCTTAGAGCCAAGAGTCACAGCTTTTGCACCTGATCTATCAATAATTTTTTTTTGCAACTCTACTAATTTTAAATCTGGAAGTTTATAAGTTGTTCTAAAATCTTTAGACAAAGAATTAGAAATATCTCTTAAACTTAAATTACAAAGATCATTTAAATCAAAATTATTAAAAATCCTAAATTTATCTTTACTCCTTAAAAATTTTAAATTATCAATATAAAGCAATTTAAACATATAAAGCTACTTAAAATTATTCATTATTCTATTAATTCCCTCTATTTGCTCTTGAGTTAAAGCTTTACTCTTTGCCTTCTTATAAAATAACAAAGCATTATCAAAATCCCCAAGAGAATAATAGTTTGCCCCCCGCAACATAAAAAATTCAAAACAATTTTCTCCCATAGACTCAAGCCTACTTAAATATCCTTTAGCTTCTAATTGCTTATCAAGGTCATAAACATACATATTAGAGAGAGCAAAAATAGCTTCATTAAAATCATCTTTAACAGCAATTGCCTTTAAAAAAGAATTTTCAGCAAGAATAAAATATTCTTCAATTTTGTCCCTAGTTTGCATACCTTTAGCTAAATTGTAAGAAGAAATTCCTATATAAAAATGAGACAAATAATTGTCTGGACCTTGCTCTAAATTTTTATTAAAATACTCAATAGCAGCTCCATACTGACCAAGCTTAATAAATTCAAGTCCAATTAAACTAAAAAATCTAGCTTTTTTATCAATAGAATTAACTATTTTTAAAATATTTTGCTCTTCCTTATCAATAAATTCCTCATAAACTTCAATTTTCTCTAATGAAGAACCACCAGCTACCTCTATTTCTCTTATCCTAAGTCCAAGATTTGTTTTTTCTTTAGATTCATCTCCACAAGAAATAACTAAAAATAAAAATATTAATACCCATTTTTTCATTCAATTGTCGCTATTTTTTTTATTCAAATTTCTAAGAAATGTAGGAATATCAATGTCATCCTCAAAATAATTAACATTTTTTGACTTTGCTATAAAATTATCATTCGCACCATAAACACTATCTGATGCATCTTGACTGCCTGACATTAAACTATCAAATTCTTTTGAACTTAAAGTATTATTCTCAACTGCACCAGATAAATCCTTCTGTTTTTTAGAAGCAAAACCAGTAGCAACAACCGTAACATAAATCTCATCATCAAGATTTGAATTAATCGCATGCCCATATATTACGGTAGCTTCATCATCAACACTAGCCGTAATTATTCCCATAATCTCTTCAAGCTCAAGCAATGAAAAATCTTCCCCTCCGGTTATATTAACAAGAAGCCCCTTAGAACCTTCTATTCTAACCTCTTCAAGCAAAGGATTACTAATAGCAGAAGTAGCTGCATCAACCGCTCTATTTTCACCCTTACCATAACCAATACCCATCAAAGCATCACCTTGTCCTTGCATAATGCTCTTAACATCAGCAAAATCAATATTGACTTCGCCATGCTCAATAATAAGCCCTGCAATCCCCTGAACACCCATTCTTAAAACATCATCGGCTCTCTTGAAGGCATCTTTAATTGTAGTTCGCTTATCAACAACAGTTAAAAGTTTTTGATTTGGAATAATTATTAAAGTATCAACAGATTTTCTCAAATTATTTATTCCCTGTTCAGCGAGTCGCATCTTTTTAGGACCTTCAAATTTAAATGGTTTAGTAACAACTCCAACAGTTAAAATTCCAAGTTCTTTTGCAACTTGAGCAATAACAGGCGCAGCTCCTGTTCCAGTTCCTCCACCCATTCCAGCAGTAATAAATACCATATCAGCGCCTGCTAGATGATTCTTTATAACATCAATATCTTCTTCTGCTGCAGCTTGTCCAATTTCAGGCCTCCCACCAGCGCCAAGACCCGAAGTAACTTTGGATCCAAGAGCAATCTTTATTGGAGCAATAGAAGTTTGAAGAGCCTGGAGATCAGTATTTGCTACAATAAATTCAACGTCTCTTACTCCATATTCAATCATACGATTGACAGCATTGCTACCACCACCACCTGCACCAATTACCTTAAGAACCGTAGGATTTGTAGCAGCATCAAACCTATTTGAATGACTATCAATAATATTATAATCTTTCATTAAACTTCCTCCATGACTGGTCAAAACCACTCCTTCAAAAACCAACCTTTCAATTTTGAAGATATTTTACTTTGTCTCTTAGACTTATTATTTCCTTTCTTTAATTTATTGAATTTTTGCTGTTCGTGCTTATAAAGAACAAGACCAAGAGCTGAGGAAAATTTAGGATCAATGTACTCCTCTCCAACTCCATTAATATTCATTGGAAATCCTATTCTTGATGGATATTTAAATATCTCTTCTGTCAAATTAGAAATACCGGGAAACAAAGCTCCTCCACCAGTTAAAACAATTCCTCCATTAATCTTATTGTAAAGCCCTCGTTTCATTATTTCAGCTTTTATCATCTCAAAGATCTCACTCAATCTTGAATGAATTATTACAGCTAATTCTTTTCGACTTTTCTCTTGAGGAGGTCTGGTCCCAAGATTAGGAATAATAACACTCTCTATCTGGCTCTCAAGAGCAGCAATATGTGCAACACCAGCTGTTATTTTAATATTCTCAGCAACATCCTCAGGCACTTTCCACACTTGAGCAATATCAAGAGTAACTCTATTAGCACCAATAGGAATTACTCCCGTATAATAAGGAGAACCATCAATATAAAGAATTACGTCAGTTGTACCCTTACCCATGTCAACAAACAAAACTCCCATTTCCCTCTCCTCCTTAGATAAGGTAGAATAAGATGATGCCAAACTTCCAAGCACAACTTCATCAACAGAAAACCCAGCACGATTTACACACCTAACCAAATTTTGACTTGAAGAACTAGACCCTGTAATGATATGCACCTCACCTTCAAGACGAATTCCCATCATATCTATTGGATTCTTTATATGAGGAATTCCATCAACAATAAATTCCTGAGGAATTACATGCAAAATTTCTCTATCCATTGGAATTACAATTGCCTTAGCAGCTTCAATCACCCGATCAACATCCTCATTATCAATCTCTCTTGTCTTTGAATTTATTGCAACAACCCCTCGAGAATTAGTGCCCTCAATGCTACTACCTGACATAGAAACAGATAACGTGGCAATATCACATCCAGAAATAAGTTCAGCAGCCTCAATAGCATTAGAAATTGAATCAAGTGCTGCTTCAATATTTATAAGAACCCCTTTCCTCACACCTCTTGATAGACTAGTGCCTATTCCAATTATTTCCAACTGATTGTTCAAGTTCACCTCAGCCACCACAGTACAAATCTTTGAAGTTCCAATATCCAATCCTACAATCAAATCTCTAGACACTAATCTTCTCCTAATAAAATGATATCACCACTTCTTAAATCAATAGTATCAGACCTTCCCCTTAGTAAATCAGATATCATGAATACCTTATACATTACACTTATTAAATTCATATCCGATGTTATCAGTATCTTATTATATATATTTTTTATATACAAAATAATTCTGTAATCATAGAAATTCAACTTCAAAAAACTAATTTCTGATATTAAATTATATAAAGTAATTTGATTTATTTTAACATAGTTAAGGTTCTTTACAATAGCCAACATTCCATCCTCTAAAAAATCACCCGCTTCAATGCTATTTAAATTTAATCCACTAATTATAGGCAAATCATAAATTAAATCTTTACTTTTTTCCAAAATTACACCATCTGAAGAAATAAAATAATAAATAAAATTGCCATCAACATTATCATAGGCAGTAACAATAGGAACTCTTCTTTCAATATTAATACTAATTGTATTGGGAAATTTAAGTTGTACCTTTGCATTTTTTACTCTTAGATCTCTCATAATATTTTTCTTATAAGTATCAACATCAGCATCATAATAATAAGTATTGGGTTTAATCCCTGAAATACTTAATATATCTTCCTTAGAAATATGAATATCATCATTAAAACTAATATACCTAATTAAAAAATAAGGTGAAATAAAAATAATAAAAATAATCTCAAACAAGATAGCAGAAATTATTATGTAAGTATATATAAGCAAAAATTTTCGATAAATTAACATAAATTCAAGATTAAATTACCACTTTAATAAAACTTCAAACTTACTTACTTTCAATATCTCTAGAAACATTTGCAATCAATCCAGAAAGTGCCATTGTAACAACAATAGAAGAACCTCCTGAGGAAAAAAATGGCAAATTTATGCCTGTGGGAGGCAAAAGTCCAATTGCAATTAAAATATTCATTATACTTTGAAGAAAAATTGTAAGACTTGAAATAAATGCAATAAAAAACCTAAATCTAGTCTTCGCCAAAATAGCTATAAAATAGCCAAGATAAAAAAATAAAAAAAACAACATAATAGCAAAACAAATACCTAAAAATCCTAACTCTTCTCCAAGCACAGAAAAAATAAAATCAGAATTAGCTTCTGGAAGCCTGCCAAGCTTTATTTCTCCCATTCCAAGACCTTTTCCCACAAGCCCACCACTCTTTAAAGCGTTAAGTGATGCAATTATTTGATATCCTTTTCCTAAAGGATCTTCATAAGGATTTAAAAATGCAAAAATTCTAGCAACTCTATAAGGCTCAAATATTAAAAAAATCATAGCAATTGGAACAAAAGTAAATAAAATAGCCAAAATATATCCAAATGATATTTCAGAAACAAATAAAACAACAAAGAAAAGAATAGCAAAATAAATAGCTGTTGAATAATCATTTTGCAAAATTATGAGTAACCAAAAAATACCAAAAATTAACATGGGCTTAAGCCAATAAGAAATCTTATTATCTGACTTTAATCTAAACTTACTTAAATAACTTGAAAGATAAATTGCAAAAGATACCTTAAAAATCTCTGAAGGCTGAATACTAGTTCCTTTCAAAAATATCCATCTTTGTGCTCCAGAAACACTAGGAGAAAAAAAAGTTGCCAGAATCAATGCAAAAGTTACAACCAAAACAATAGAAACAACTCTTTTTAAAAAATCTAACGAAATTCTCTCAAAAACAAAAAATACAACAAAACTTAAAAAAAGATATTTAAGACGCATTAAAAATAAAAAATTAGGATCCCCTGTAAGTTCTACACTTAAAAAAAACGAAGAAGTATAAAATATAATAAGGCCATAAGCAACAAGTGAGAATAAAACAAGCAAATAATATTTTCTAAGAGAACCTTTCTCCACAAACATAACAACCAATCTAAATTCACCTAATTTTAAGAGTACTTAAAGCAAGTATAGCAAATATTAAACCTATTATCCAAAATCTAATGACAACCTGCATCTCAGACCAACCAAGCTCCTCAAAATGATGATGGAGTGGTGCCATTCTAAAAACTCTTTTCTTAGTCTTTTTATAAACTGCCACTTGAATAATTACAGACAAAGTCTCAACTACAAAAACTCCTGTAAGAATTGCAAAAAGAATCTCACTCTTTAAGATTAAAGCCACCATTCCAAGAATTGCCCCAATTGACAGACTACCGGTATCACCCATCATTATCTTAGCAGGATACGCATTAAACCATAAAAATCCAAAACTACCTCCAAGTAAAGCTCCAAGGAATACTACAAGCTCTTCAGAACCTTTTATATTTGGAATATTTAAATAAAATGCAAAATCAGATCTACTTGTCAGATATGCTATTATTATTAGCGCTCCTGTTACAACAATACTAAGTCCAATAGCAAGTCCATCAAGCCCATCTGTTAAATTAAAAGAGTTAGATGCAGATATTAAAATAAATATTCCAAATGGAATATACAAAACCCCTAAATCTAATTTGAGAGATTTAAAAAATGGAAAATAAATTATACTAACATGATCGCCACCAAAATAATAAAGCATAGTAACGGAAATACAAGAAAAGAATACCTGCCCATAAATTTTAAGACTAGGATTAAGCCCATCTGAATTTTTTCTCTTGATTTTCAGAAAATCGTCAATAAATCCTAGGCATGCAAAACTAATCATGACAAAAAGTATAATTAAAAAATAAATATTCCAAGGATTAACCCAAAAAAATAAAGAGACTAAAACACAAAAAAAAATAAGAATACCGCCCATACTAGGAATGCCCGTCTTTGCACTTAAATGGCGCCTTGGTCCATCTTCTCTTAAAATTTGATTTAGTTTTAGTTTTTTAAGTCTTACAATAATAAATGGACCCAAAATTAAAGAAAACAAAAATGCAAAAATAGTAGCATAAGCAGTTCTAAAAGTAATATATTGCAGCAATCTAAGTCCTAAAAGATAAAACATACCCCCCCCCTCACATTAATCTTAAAGATAGTCAAGAACCCTTTCAAGCCTATTTGATCTTGACCCTTTAATAACAATAAAACACTGAGATTTCAAACTCTTCTTAACAAAAAAATCAATAAAACCTTCAAAATTATTAAAGTAAGATAAATTATTTAAAGTCAACTTTTCAATTATCTTCACCTCTTGAAATTCATCACCAATTAAAAACACTTCATCAAAATTCATCAAAACAACTTCCTGAATTGCTGTTTTATGCACTTCATATGTAAATTTTCCAAGTTCTTTAAAAGAACCAAGAATAATAATTTTTTTAACCTTAATCTCAAGATCCAAAATGATCTCTTTTAAAGCCATAAATGAATCCAAATTACAATTATAAGAATCATTCAAAATCAAATAGTCCTTTACTCTTAAAAGTTCTGCTCTACCTTTTTGAAAATCAGCATGCACAAGACCCTCTAAAATCTCATTCTCACTCATCCCAAGTAACAAAGCCAAATTAATACAAGATATTGCATTGAAAATGTTGTGCTTACCCGGTAATAAAACAGAATAATCAAACCCCTTATAAGTAAAATCATAAGAAAACTTTTCACCTAAAAACGAAAATGCCCTAATTCTAAGACTATGAAAATCAAAATAAAAAATATTAATCTCCGGATTAACAGACTTAGCTATTTCCTTTAAATAAGAATGATAAGGACAAGTCTCATTTAATATTATTACCTGAGTACTCTTAGTTACTATTTTGGCCTTCTCTGAAGCAACAATTTTTAAATCTCCAAAAGCTTGCATATGTGCATAATTTATATTTGTAACAATAACAATTTCAGGATTTAATATTTTAGCAAGAAGACTCATCTCTCCAATGTAGCTTATTCCTACTTCAAAAACAGCATACTCTTCATCTCCCTCAGTTCTCAAAATACTCAAAGGAAGCCCAATATCTGAATTTAAATTTCCCCAAGTCTTGCAAGTTTTATACCTCTTTGATAATACACTATAAAGCATCTCTTTTGTTGTGGTCTTTCCATTACTACCAGTAATAGCTATTCTCTTAAAACTTGTTCTTTTAATAAAATGCGCTGCTAAATATTGAAGAAGAATGACTACATTACTAGTGAGCAAAAAAACTAAATCCTTATACTTATTTAAATAATCAAAACATGAAAGCTCATAATCCTCAGAACAAACAAAACATTTAACACCAATACCAATTAAATCTTCAACAAAAGAAAATCCATCTACCCTATCACCTTTGTATGCAAAATAAAGGCTAGTTCCACTATTTTCCGAATTTATTTCACGGCTGTCAAAAGAATAAAATGACACAACCTTCTGCATATTATTTAAATGACCAACAAATTTAATATCTTTTGAAGAATCTAGAATGTCCTCAATTTTTATATGCACCAAATGCCCTCACACAAATATACTACCGTTTAATAACATTTACATCCTTATTATCTTTTCTTTCTAAATCTAAATAATCTCGGCTAAGCTCTTCTATTCTATCAATACTCTGAAGTTCGTATATTATAGTTAACAATCTAAGGTTTTCATCAATAATATTACCCTGCTCATAATTTAAACTATCAAATTCACGCAACTTAACAACATATCTAAAATTGAGATAAATATTTAGACATATTATAATTGTTAATACTAAAATCAATAAATAGTACAATCGAAGTTCAATTTTTCCTATCTTACTCATATAATTTTTTTATGGCTCTAAGCTTAGCACTTCTTGATGCATTATTATATTTTTTCTCATCAAAGCTTGCAATTACAGGCTTTTTAGTAAGTATACAATACTGCTCTTGATTTAAACCTTTAAAAAACCCTTTTACAATTTTATCTTCTAAAGAATGAAATGTAATAATAGCCAAGATTCCATTCCTTGATAAGCTTTTTATCCATAACGGCAAACTTTTTTTCAAACGAAAAAGCTCATCATTGACATAAATTCTTAATGCCTGAAAAGTCTTAGTTGCTGGATTTATTTTAAGCCTTATCCTAGGATATGCTTTGATAATTATGCTTTGAAGCTCTCTTGAAGTTTTTATATTTTTAACTTTTCTATATTCTAAAATAGACTTAACAATTCTTTTAGAATAATATTCACCACCCAACTCATAAATTAAATCTTCAAGTTTCTCTTTCCCAAAAGTATTAATAACCTCGTAAGCATTAAGACTCCCATCATCAGGGTTAAGCCTCATATCTAACCTTTCATCTCCAACAAAAGAAAATCCTCTACCACTCATCTTGTAATGAAACATAGAAACACCAAGATCAGCTAAAATAAAATTTACTTTACTATTTAAAGGATATTCACTAAAAAAATCATCAAACCAAATATTAAAATACGAAACCTTTTCCTTAAATTCTACAAGAAATTTTTTTGCCCTATTTAAAATAATGTTATCTCTTTCAATACCAATTACACTTATGTTTTGATATTTCCTCAGAATGGCCCTTGAATGACCTCCCTCCCCAAGGGTACAATCAACGAAAACAAATTCATCACTCATATATACGGTATTTACAAGATTAATAATTTCATCAAGAAGTACAGGGGTATGAACAATAACATTATCCATTAAGTGTAAACCTATAAATCAAGCTATTGTTAGAATCATAAACATCTCCATATTTAATCTTAATTTCGTTACGACCACTAGTAAACTTCAGATTATTTATCTCAATATTGCCATTATCTCTTTTTATGTTAAAAACATCTAATTCACAATCTCTATCCCCAGAGATAACATATGAATTATTGTCTAAAAATATACTCTGAAAATCAGCACGAAAAATACTGTTATTATTTAGAAATACCTCAAAATAGTAAATACCATTAAGAGCTTTTGAAGCTCTAACATTATTTTTCAAAAAATTTAAAACAAGACTATAATTACCTAACTCTAGCTCTAGATTCAAATCCCCTTTTAACTCGAATCTAGTATTACCCTTACCTTTTAAAAAGATATCACCCAAATAAAAGGAAAAACTGCTATTTAAATTATTTCTATTCTTTATTACAAATAAAGGATTAACTATTTGCCCACTATATTGATCAAAAACTACCACATCAAAAACTTTACTATCATCCTTTAAAAAAACTTTCTCATCTTTATATATAAAATCACCAAAAAACTCCAAATTAAGCCCTAAATCTTTATCAAAAACGATCAAAATACTTCTATCATATTTACTCATCTTATTCCTAGAATACACAATTTTATAATTATTTGAAAAAACAGAAAAATGTGTATCCCAAGCCCTTAACCTTATACCGATGTCTAAAACACCATCTTTTAATTCCCCAAAATCACCTACTAAATCAAATTTCTCCCCCTTGCCAAATTCCAAAAACGAATACAAATTAGAACAACTAAATAAAAAAAGAAAAGCAATCATCATTACAACTACAGCCCTAAATATTTTAAATTACTATTATCATTAAAATATAAAATTCCTTCATTAAATTCAACATATGAACTTATTGCATCCTTAAAAAATACATTATCAAACAATTCATAAGAATCTACAAAATAAGTCCTTATATTGATCATATTATCAACCAAATCATAAAAATATATTCTATATACTCTAAAAAAAGAATCATAATCAGCTTTTAAAATAGAATTTTTATTATCAACTCTAAAAATTTTATCATTTTCAATATTAAATATTAAAAATGAATCTATTGTTTCAACAAACAAATTATAAAACCTATCAACCTTAAAAAAAGGACTAAAATCCTTAATCTTTAAATTCTTTAAACACAAAACCTGATTATATCCATTCTCTAAATTAACCACTTCTAAAGAATATTCCCCATCCTCTCTTAGAATACATAAATACTTATTATCTAAGCTTAATTTAACACATATAACTGGCAAGCCAATACCAATCAAATCACCACTATAAACCATTTCTCCATGCTTATATACATAAGTCTTACCATCAGAGAGTCCCAAAGCCAAAACTCCATCATTATAATCAATACTTAATATTGAGGCAATAAATTTGAGAGACAAAATCTTACTTCCACCCTCACCATAAACTTCCAAAATTTTATATAAATTATTTAAAGCAAAAATAGCGTCATCTTTTGCAAAAACAAAATCTTCACATTCCAAAGAAAACAAGAATCTATCTGTCTTCCTAGAAAATACAGAATAACTATTTTGAAACTTCTTAAGAACATAGTAACAATCTGAAAAACTTACTAGACGCTCACTTATAACATGATAATAATATTTATCAAGATCTAGACTCAAAATTCGATCTTTAATAAAAACATTATTCTTTGAAACAACATCAACTAAATTATCAGAATGCCTAAAGTGATTAAACTTATAAAAAGTTGAAATATTAATCTTTCGCTTTAATACAGAATTAATCAATATCAAAAACATCAAAAAAAAAACAAAACAAAAAAATTTGATTTTCCTAAATTTAGTTAAATTTTTTTCATAAAGATTCAAGATTATTAAAACCCTCTATATAACATCATCTGATCTTTCCTAAATCTGACTGAAATTTAACAGACCAAACTTCATAAAATTTTGCAAACTTATCAGCTACTTCTTTTTGAGAAGTAACAACAGCTAAAATTCTTCCAGCCTCAATATAATTTAGAATTTGCTCTGAGAGTCCATAAGCCTCATTTGTTTCGTATCTGGCCCTTAGCAAAAATGCTCCTTCTTCTAATAGCTCTAAAGATTTAAAAAGATGGGATAATTGAACCTTATAAAAAGGACTATCAATAAGTAAATTTTTTGATAAATTCTTAAAATCAATAAAATTTTTAGTCAAAATAATAAATTTAAGATATATATCCTCTAAAAAAAGAACTGATTTAGAATCACCTTTACTAAAATACAATCCTAAGTCAATAAGATATCCCAACTTATTAACAATTAAAAATCGCTCTTCAGGATTTAAATCAAGCAAAGATTCATTTGTCATAAGTTCCCTAGCAGAGATAAGCAAAATAGGACTAACAAATAATGAAAAATCAGAAATAAAATTAAAAAGATTTGTTCGAAAATCATAGTTAACTTTTAATCTAGGTCTTGTATAAAAATAATTCAATGATGCAATATAACTTAGAACATTTAAATTCAAATTAATAAAATTAACTATTAATTCCGAATTTACTGTAAGACTACCAGATTTCTTTATATCTTTTATCTCGTTTAAAGTTTGCAAAATAAGATTATCAATAAGCAAAATTTTTTGATAATTTTCACTATGCACTAAATCCATAAACACCCACTTATAATCAAGTATTATCCTTTAAAAGCTCCTCGGCATGCTTAAAGCTAATTTCATTAACATTTCCGCTAAGCATTCTAGCAATTTCTGAAGCACGATCATCACCCAATAACAAAGAAGCCTGAACATAAGTTTTATCTTTAATACATTCTTTTTTCACTAAAATATGATAATCTGAAAGGCTTGCAATATTAGCAAGATGAGTAACAGCAAATATTTGCATATTATCTGACAAGCTCTTTAAATATTTACCTAAACTAACCCCAGATTCACCTCCTATACCAGAATCAATCTCATCAAATATAATAAGCTTATTTTCATCAACATTTTGAACACTCTTAATAGCCAACATTATTCTTGAAAGCTCACCCCCAGATGCAACTCTATAAATTGGTTGAGCTTTCAAACCAAGATTACTAGAAATTAAAAATTCTACCTCATCACCACCTGTTGATTTAATTTCCCCTTCAGAGACTGATACAAAAAACTCCGCATCAGTCATATTAAGCTTATGCAAAATTTCTGTCACACTAGATGCAAAGCTAAATGCAGCTGCCCGTCTAATACTTGAAATATCAGATGCCAATTTTTTAACTGTTTCAAACAACCCATTTAACTTTTTTTTTCTATATAGTCTTTCAGTCTCAAAATCAAGTGACAAATCAATGATATCATCACACTTTTTTCTCAATGCTATGACGTCGTCAAGACTTGGTCCATATTTTTTTTTAATACGAGAAAGATCATACAGTCGACCTTCTGTTAATTCAATTTCCTTATCATCATAGGTCTTATCAAAAAGATACCTACTATAAGCTTGACCAACATCTTCAAGTTCATAGTAAGAGTTTTTAAGACGATTTTCAAGTTCAATATAATTATTGTTCACTCTTGAAAGATATTCTGCATCACAAATTACCTTTCGTATCTCACTTAAAGCAGAAATACCATCTCTCAAGCTTAAAACACTCTTCAAGCTTGAGAGCGCATTACATAAAGATTCATGATTCCTAAGCTCATCTAATCTGGTCTTTAGAATTTCTTCTTCCCCTACTTCAGGATTAACAAAATCTATTTCATCAATTATTTTTTTATACTCTTCCATACTATCTTTATGCAATTTTTCTTTTAAAACAAAACTATCATAATCATTTAAATATTTAATGTATTCTTCATAAGCTAATCTATATTCTTCCAATTGAACATTTAAATTACTATAATTATCCAAAATCTTCAGATTATTTAAGGGATTTTTCAAAATTAAGTACTGTTGATTTTGAGAATGCACCTCAATTAACATATGAAAAATTGCTCTTAAAATGGTACTAGAAATTGGTTCATTATTAATATAATAACTACTCAAAAAAGTATCTGAGGATTCAAATACAATTACTCTCTTTATAATAATAAAATCT harbors:
- the dprA gene encoding DNA-processing protein DprA codes for the protein MFKLLYIDNLKFLRSKDKFRIFNNFDLNDLCNLSLRDISNSLSKDFRTTYKLPDLKLVELQKKIIDRSGAKAVTLGSKDYPLKLKRIYDPPFAIYYKGNLPDFNSLSWAVVGSRQINRALADKIKELSSHLAKNHVEIISGFAIGADIAAHLGAMNEKKRTYAVIATDIDNIYPKQNRKYVSHLLENGGGIITETLPYEKIQNYFFAKRNRIIAGLSDAVFVTCAPRKSGALITADLGLDLGLDIYVYNVDYSGDGSKSLYASGAQEIKSVPELYNILNVQYNEPEINDYSADCCVGKDISSILINELLNEISKKGGA
- the ftsZ gene encoding cell division protein FtsZ, producing MKDYNIIDSHSNRFDAATNPTVLKVIGAGGGGSNAVNRMIEYGVRDVEFIVANTDLQALQTSIAPIKIALGSKVTSGLGAGGRPEIGQAAAEEDIDVIKNHLAGADMVFITAGMGGGTGTGAAPVIAQVAKELGILTVGVVTKPFKFEGPKKMRLAEQGINNLRKSVDTLIIIPNQKLLTVVDKRTTIKDAFKRADDVLRMGVQGIAGLIIEHGEVNIDFADVKSIMQGQGDALMGIGYGKGENRAVDAATSAISNPLLEEVRIEGSKGLLVNITGGEDFSLLELEEIMGIITASVDDEATVIYGHAINSNLDDEIYVTVVATGFASKKQKDLSGAVENNTLSSKEFDSLMSGSQDASDSVYGANDNFIAKSKNVNYFEDDIDIPTFLRNLNKKNSDN
- the ftsA gene encoding cell division protein FtsA encodes the protein MSRDLIVGLDIGTSKICTVVAEVNLNNQLEIIGIGTSLSRGVRKGVLINIEAALDSISNAIEAAELISGCDIATLSVSMSGSSIEGTNSRGVVAINSKTREIDNEDVDRVIEAAKAIVIPMDREILHVIPQEFIVDGIPHIKNPIDMMGIRLEGEVHIITGSSSSSQNLVRCVNRAGFSVDEVVLGSLASSYSTLSKEEREMGVLFVDMGKGTTDVILYIDGSPYYTGVIPIGANRVTLDIAQVWKVPEDVAENIKITAGVAHIAALESQIESVIIPNLGTRPPQEKSRKELAVIIHSRLSEIFEMIKAEIMKRGLYNKINGGIVLTGGGALFPGISNLTEEIFKYPSRIGFPMNINGVGEEYIDPKFSSALGLVLYKHEQQKFNKLKKGNNKSKRQSKISSKLKGWFLKEWF
- a CDS encoding cell division protein FtsQ/DivIB, whose product is MLIYRKFLLIYTYIIISAILFEIIFIIFISPYFLIRYISFNDDIHISKEDILSISGIKPNTYYYDADVDTYKKNIMRDLRVKNAKVQLKFPNTISINIERRVPIVTAYDNVDGNFIYYFISSDGVILEKSKDLIYDLPIISGLNLNSIEAGDFLEDGMLAIVKNLNYVKINQITLYNLISEISFLKLNFYDYRIILYIKNIYNKILITSDMNLISVMYKVFMISDLLRGRSDTIDLRSGDIILLGED
- the ftsW gene encoding putative lipid II flippase FtsW — encoded protein: MLVLFSLVAYGLIIFYTSSFFLSVELTGDPNFLFLMRLKYLFLSFVVFFVFERISLDFLKRVVSIVLVVTFALILATFFSPSVSGAQRWIFLKGTSIQPSEIFKVSFAIYLSSYLSKFRLKSDNKISYWLKPMLIFGIFWLLIILQNDYSTAIYFAILFFVVLFVSEISFGYILAILFTFVPIAMIFLIFEPYRVARIFAFLNPYEDPLGKGYQIIASLNALKSGGLVGKGLGMGEIKLGRLPEANSDFIFSVLGEELGFLGICFAIMLFFLFFYLGYFIAILAKTRFRFFIAFISSLTIFLQSIMNILIAIGLLPPTGINLPFFSSGGSSIVVTMALSGLIANVSRDIESK